Proteins encoded by one window of Astatotilapia calliptera chromosome 13, fAstCal1.2, whole genome shotgun sequence:
- the LOC113034519 gene encoding leucine-rich repeat-containing protein 1 → MFNCIPLWRCNRHVETIDKRHCSLLYVPDEIFRYGRSLEELLLDANQLRDLPKQFFQLAKLRKLGLSDNEIHTIPSEIANLMQLVELDVSRNDILGIPESISNCKALQVADFSGNPLTKLPESFTELRNLTCLSINDISLQVLPENIGNLTNLVSLELRENILQFLPESLSQLHKLEELDLGNNELYSLPKSIGHLVSLKDLWLDGNHLTEIPAELGNIKSLLCLDVSENKLEKLPEEMGGLVSLTDLLVSQNNIDSLPESIGKLRKLSILKVDQNQLAYLPESIGNCESLTELVLTENQLQSLPRSIGKLKRLFHLNCDRNQLLSLPKEIGGCSSLNVFCVRENRLTRIPSELSQATELHVLDVSGNRLTHLPLSLTTLQLKALWLSENQSQPLLTFQTDQDPKSGEKVLTCVLLPQQPSDDKGSDNLARCGGMESLVNDIANETWDNNAVNRTSVIHFVDGDDVDDDDDPGTLLRRATPHPDQLKSMKRAAENLRNDMNAAKGLDSNKNEVNNAADSVTTSV, encoded by the exons ATGTTTAACTGTATACCCCTGTGGCGGTGCAACCGTCATGTCGAGACGATCGATAAACGCCACTGCTCCCTGCTCTATGTGCCCGATGAGATTTTTCGCTACGGACGGAGTTTGGAGGAGCTGTTGCTGGATGCCAACCAACTCCGAGACTTGCCCAAG CAATTTTTCCAGCTGGCGAAACTTAGAAAACTTGGCCTGAGTGACAATGAGATCCACACAATTCCATCTGAAATAGCCAACTTAATGCAGCTGGTAGAACTGGATGTCTCTCGAAATG ATATTTTGGGCATTCCAGAGAGCATTtcaaactgcaaagctctccaagTGGCTGATTTCAGTGGAAATCCATTAACAAA GTTACCTGAAAGCTTCACGGAGCTGAGGAATTTAACCTGCCTTTCCATCAATGACATTTCATTGCAAGTGCTTCCAGAAAATATTGGAAA CCTCACCAATTTGGTATCACTAGAACTCAGAGAAAATATATTGCAATTCCTACCAGA GTCATTATCACAGCTTCATAAACTTGAAGAACTCGACCTAGGCAACAATGAACTCTACTCTTTg CCTAAGTCAATAGGCCACCTTGTCAGTTTGAAGGACTTGTGGCTGGATGGAAACCACTTGACAGAAATACCTGCA GAACTGGGCAACATCAAAAGCCTGCTGTGTCTGGATGTATCAGAAAACAAACTGGAGAAACTTCCAGAGGAGATGGGAGGCCTGGTGTCACTCACTGACCTGCTAGTATCTCAGAACAACATTGATTCTCTACCAGAAAGCATTG GAAAACTACGAAAACTTTCTATACTGAAAGTTGATCAGAATCAACTGGCGTATCTTCCAGAGAGCATTGGCAACTGTGAAAGTCTTACTGAACTTGTGCTCACAGAGAACCAGCTACAG AGCTTGCCGAGGAGTATTGGAAAGTTAAAGCGACTGTTTCACCTGAACTGTGACAGAAACCAGCTACTGTCGTTACCCAAGGAG ATTGGCGGCTGCAGTAGTCTGAATGTCTTCTGCGTACGAGAGAACAGGCTGACGAGGATACCGTCAGAGCTGTCGCAAGCCACAGAGCTGCACGTGCTCGACGTGTCTGGGAACCG gctCACCCACCTACCGCTTTCTCTGACGACGCTACAGCTGAAGGCCTTATGGCTGTCAGAAAACCAGTCGCAGCCGCTCCTCACCTTTCAGACTGATCAGGACCCTAAGTCAGGCGAGAAGGTGCTTACCTGCGTGCTGCTCCCTCAACAGCCAAGTGATGACAAAG GCTCTGATAATCTTGCTCGCTGCGGAGGTATGGAGAGCCTGGTGAATGACATTGCTAACGAAACATGGGACAACAACGCCGTGAACAGGACCAGCGTCATTCACTTCGTAGATGGAGATGATGTCGACGATGACGACGATCCG GGAACACTACTTCGGCGGGCCACGCCTCACCCCGACCAGCTGAAAAGTATGAAGAGAGCAGCAGAGAACCTCCGCAACGACATGAATGCCGCCAAAGGGCTGGACTCCAACAAAAATGAGGTCAATAACGCTGCGGACAGCGTGACCACGTCTGTGTGA
- the LOC113034538 gene encoding protein scribble homolog, producing the protein MKQPEEAGAGELSECDALPRLFRHQRVETQECRKFQHHKALIKVGSFPHGDPVHSINIPSITVHQKSSVVTEKSLLQESFISQVPLRLQIKVSGQRGSLGISIAGGKGSLPYKDHDEGIFISRVTAGGPSEKAGIHVGDRLLEVNGISMQGATHHEAVSALRNAGSCIKMKVLRERLLPRVVRDLDVSQDPRDVAGRQLCSQHGGGQSKQLKLQSAEDCVSKKIEAVVCNGNGISDLESDLKRTVSELVAEALTKNDFLAGGKQTMTIPRIILTHPSTSDEDVELLTQSPCRELLRDFECPGK; encoded by the exons atgaaacaaccCGAGGAG GCTGGTGCGGGCGAGCTGTCAGAGTGTGATGCCTTACCTCGTCTGTTTCGCCACCAGAGAGTTGAAACCCAAGAGTGCAGGAAATTTCAGCATCACAAAGCTCTTATTAAAGTGGGCTCTTTTCCCCATGGAGACCCCGTCCACAGCATAAACATCCCATCAATCACAGTGCATCAGAAATCTTCTGTGGTGACCGAGAAGTCCCTTCTTCAGGAATCATTCATCTCCCAAGTGCCATTAAGA TTACAGATCAAAGTGTCTGGTCAGAGGGGTAGTTTGGGAATCAGCATAGCTGGTGGAAAGGGCTCACTGCCTTACAAAGATCACGATGAG gGCATTTTTATTTCCAGAGTAACTGCAGGGGGGCCATCTGAAAAGGCTGGAATCCATGTTGGAGACAGACTGCTGGAG GTCAATGGCATCAGCATGCAGGGGGCGACCCACCACGAAGCGGTCAGCGCCCTCAGGAATGCTGGGAGTTGCATCAAGATGAAAGTGCTCAGAGAGAGGCTTCTACCTCGAGTGGTGCGTGACCTGGATGTGTCTCAGGATCCTCGGGACGTGGCTGGACGGCAGCTGTGCAGCCAGCACGGCGGAGGCCAGAGTAAACAGCTCAAGCTGCAGAGCGCAGAAGACTGTGTATCCAAGAAGATTGAGGCGGTTGTGTGCAATGGCAACGGCATT TCTGATTTGGAGAGTGATCTGAAAAGGACTGTGTCTGAGCTGGTGGCGGAGGCTTTAACAAAAAACGATTTCCTAGCAGGGGGGAAACAGACGATGACA ATCCCCCGGATCATCCTCACTCATCCCTCTACCTCAGATGAAGATGTGGAGCTCTTGACACAAAGCCCCTGCAGAGAACTGCTACGTGACTTTGAGTGTCCTGGCAAATGA